The following DNA comes from Hordeum vulgare subsp. vulgare chromosome 3H, MorexV3_pseudomolecules_assembly, whole genome shotgun sequence.
accgcggCCTTCACCCCGTCTCATTGCGTCTCGTCCGTCGCTTCGTCTGATCTGGACACGGAGGTTAAAATCTAGCAACTCCAAATTGCTACTACCTGCAATATAACAGTGGCAGTTGGATTTGATGCTCTGCTGCTTTGTTTGCTGCAGTCGGCGTGGTCTTTGCCGCACGCTGGCCGCGGCGGCGGCATCACGCTGGCGGCCCTGATCGGCCTGGTGGACGCCATGGAGAGCCGGCGCAGCAGGCGCCCGGGCGAGAGGGCGGGCAGGGGCGGCAAACTGCGGGCGTTGCTGCTCTCGCTATGCCTCCGGAGCCACCtggagaacggcggcggcgcggcgccgTCGCTCGGCCAGTTCCTCGAGATGGAGCGGAGGGCTAGCGGGAGCAGCGGCCATCTCCACAGGATGCTTCCGTGGAACCGTGCCTGACGGACCCGTATCCACGGTGCAACCGACGGAGGAACAAGATTTGCATGTTCttattcaaaaaaataaataaattgcatgttgttgctcatctttttcttttttggaggAACGTGTTGTTGCTTTTTTTATAtacgtgttgttgctctttttaaAATGAAAAAAAGATTCTAATCATCCGAAGGATCCCGCACTAAACATCCATCGTTTTCCTTGTACGCCATGTCCCAGTCTGCACCATGGCTCGTATTTTTCTCTTATCTCCAGCGAACATTTGCAACTGAGATATTGTTCTACGTTTTATGTTCAATAGGAGTCTtgttacaaaaaaaataaaataataagaacGGTAACTAGGATCTTGTTGCAGAAAAAAATAACGAGGTCTGTAACTGGGATCTTATTACAAGAATGAGTTTTGCAACAAGGCGCTTGtggcagaaaaataaaaaagagaaatgaaCAAGATCTTGTCATAGGAATTATGTTTGCAACAAGACTCTTGTTGCAAAAAAGTTGCAGAAAAAAAGAGAACAAGTTTTGCAACTGGGATCTTGTTGCGGGAATGATCTTCGCAACAAGGCGATTGTGACAGGAAAATCGAAAAGAGAAACGACGACCCACGTCATGCAATCGGACGGCGAGTAAGATGGCTTTTTTTAAAAGATCCGTCAATGAATATGTAGCAGCTTCCTTTTGAATTAGCCTGAGTAGTAGATTTTCTTAGTACTAGGAGCGTGATTGGAGTATTGTCACACTATTTTGGCACACTTGTCTTCGTTGAGGTGCTTAAATAGTTACCTGCACTTTGACTTGCTTTAGGGAATTTTGTCACATTTTCTGTATGTATGACATGTGGGGCTTAGTGCTAATAAAAAAGATTTTGCTAAAGTTGTGGTACGAACGAAACACACATCTAATTTGAAACAAACATCTAATTTGATCAAACTTGTCTAAGTTGAGGTATGGCAAAGTGTGACAAGTTGATACCAAACAACCCCTAAGTTTGTCGACTTTCTTTAGACAAGACAATGGAAAACGATTGCATCCAGTCCTGTCCATGCGTGCAACCTCCAACGATTCAAAGTGTGACATGTAGGTTGCACGGGCCCGCCTAAACCACTCACCCTCCTTTTTCTCCCTTATCTACCCGGCTATGCCCACCTCGTGTTGTGTTGCATTGCAAATTTTTCTCCGCCGCAACATCCTTGCCAAGAACATGGCAACATCTTGCTGGAGATGAAGATGTTCAGTGGAGATGGCTGCCACCCCCTCGCAAGCTAGTCTTCCCGCACGCGGACGCCACCACCGCCAACCTCCCAACGCGCATTTTGCTGCACAGCGGGATACCACACGCAGTGGCGACGACGATAAACGCGCTGTAAAACCACCATCGCATTGCCAAAGCTTCCGACAAAACATTTTCTCGACTCGTCGAATGTGGATGCTGGAAACATATTTGATATTTGCTGGAACCAGCGGTTGGAGATGCTGTATCCGATGATGGTTTTTGCTGGAACCGGAACTGCAGTTGGAGACACGGTCGTTGTTGTTTGTTACAGCCATATCCGGCAGAAGCTACATCCACGTTCGTGAAGAGCTGCAACCTTTTCACATGagagcttgatacgtccattttgctcatgaattattattgatatttgtgttattcttgtccattattccctaaTATCATACAATTATTATGTTCTTTCTCTCtggatatgcaaggtacatcactaacaaggaaatatctggaaactggaattctggaccgggaaaccgaaaaaggtagaaaaatcaacttgctccaaacgacctgaaatttcacggagaattttcctaaaatatttaagaattattgggctaGAAATATACAAGAGGGAGGGGGCATTTGCTGTCCACAAGGCAATAAGGCGTGGCAACCCCTGGttgcgccctgatgccttgtgggccccctattggCTCTGTGAcgtccctcttctcctatatggcgtgttttgacctagaaaaaatcatatgcAACCTCTCGGGACGAAGCGCCACAGTCTTGATGCAGAAACCTaggtagaggcccttttgctctctgacAAGGAGACcctgtcagggaaacttcccttcgggagggggaaatcgaagccatcgtcatcaccaacgcttcctcattcgtgggaggaccaatcctcatcaacatattcaccagcaccatatcacatccaaccctagttcatctcttgtattcaatatttgtctcaaaacctcagattggtacctgtgggtcagTAGttttgttgattacatcttgtagttgatgcttgttggatcacttggtggaagatattatgttcacatccttaattattatcattacacctatgatcttgaatatgttgatgaggtgtgagtagtaactattgttcatgaggacatgggagaagtcttattataagtaatcatataaagttggtattcgttcgatattttgatgatatgcatgttgttacttctcttagtggtgtcatgtgaacgtcgactacatgacacttcactatattatgggcctaagggaagtcattgtggagtaataagtagatgatgggttgcgagagtgacacaagcttaaactccagtttatgcgttgcttcatgaggggttgatttggatccacccgtttaatgatatggttagatttatcttaatttttctttcgtagttgcggatacttgcgagagagggtaatcataatttggttgttttttcaagtaagaacataaccttagcaccagtccacccacataccaaattatcagagTAGCGAacgagaatcaactcaatatgatgaatatgactagacagaaattctcatgtgtcctcgggagcgcttgctttctATAAGAGTACTTTTAGGCCGGTCCTtttctactatttttacttgtcgcTTATTACGAATTgtattgctacaaaactatctatcattgttacttacaacacttgcacaaaataccttgctgaaaactgcttattatttccttctggtcctcgttgggttcaacactctcacTTATtgaaagaactacgattgatcccctatacttgtgggtcatcaagactccttTCTAGAGTCGTTGCCGCGTTGTTAAGCGccattggtaagtggaaattggtaaggaaacattttttggtatgtgttgaaatttactgttgcttgtcacTCTGAAcgatcaccctttgagtggcttgttcggggcatcttcgcctcgaacAAAAATTA
Coding sequences within:
- the LOC123440541 gene encoding uncharacterized protein LOC123440541 isoform X1 encodes the protein MVGRHAWQDGWPLGLGLGTLNPRAGAVRSVGSSSSSTAAFTPSHCVSSVASSDLDTESAWSLPHAGRGGGITLAALIGLVDAMESRRSRRPGERAGRGGKLRALLLSLCLRSHLENGGGAAPSLGQFLEMERRASGSSGHLHRMLPWNRA
- the LOC123440541 gene encoding uncharacterized protein LOC123440541 isoform X2; the encoded protein is MAHEDGWPLGLGLGTLNPRAGAVRSVGSSSSSTAAFTPSHCVSSVASSDLDTESAWSLPHAGRGGGITLAALIGLVDAMESRRSRRPGERAGRGGKLRALLLSLCLRSHLENGGGAAPSLGQFLEMERRASGSSGHLHRMLPWNRA